One genomic region from Nilaparvata lugens isolate BPH chromosome 3, ASM1435652v1, whole genome shotgun sequence encodes:
- the LOC120350458 gene encoding uncharacterized protein LOC120350458, producing MNEYISSTYWICQLHSSTSHIPVSHILVIMDSSSTHQEYILPYTPPQQSTSFPSYRAAQAAQQKKKKLPTTTTTAAPAAASDCKESPLKSRGVIVERGLSSEEIIVPDTPPSHLEWVPRCVPLTMISNKQQGKRNLRFLEEDEGTIFVPSKKQRAYEAENSSITPLLEEVEMILFHSSIDRQLNHGCLSASWQKMSCIILSLLLKKQTTMGGESY from the exons atgaatGAGTATATAAGTAGCACTTATTGGATTTGCCAGCTTCATTCGAGCACTAGTCACATTCCTGTTTCACATATCCTCGTCATCATGGACTCATCATCTACACATCAGGAGTACATTCTTCCATATACTCCTCCTCAACAAAGCACTTCCTTCCCATCTTACAGGGCAGCACAAGCTGcacagcagaagaagaagaagcttccAACCACCACTACCACTGCTGCTCCCGCTGCTGCATCCGACTGCAAGGAGTCACCACTGAAGAGCCGTGGTGTCATTGTGGAGAGGGGGCTGAGCAGTGAGGAAATCATCGTACCGGACACTCCGCCATCTCATCTGGAGTGGGTACCGAGATGTGTGCCGCTCACGATGATTTCCAACAAGCAACAGGGGAAGAGAAATCTGCGCTTTctggaggaggatgagggaACCATCTTTGTACCCtcaaag aAACAACGTGCATATGAAGCTGAGAACTCCTCCATCACTCCGCTACTAGAGGAGGTCGAGATGATTTTGTTTCACTCATCAATAGACCGTCAGCTAAACCATGGATGCCTCTCCGCGAGCTGGCAGAAGATGTCCTGCATAATATTATCTCTGCTCCTGAAGAAACAAACCACCATGGGAGGAGAAtcatattaa